The sequence below is a genomic window from Petroclostridium xylanilyticum.
TGGTAGGCAAATTATTTGCAAGAGCATATAAATACCTTGCAGCGGCTAAATGTATTTATGATGATATTGTTACAATTCATAAAGAAGCGGTGAATCCTGCAGGAGTTAACTTGGAAGCAGAGAAAATTATTCAACAAGAATTTGGTGGAATCTCGGTTAATAATAAGGTAGGCAATATAAGAAAATTATTTGGCAGTGCAATTACTCCTAACGGCTTATGTAATTATCTCGAAACAGTCATTAATGTAAATAGCAATGTATATATAGTAAAAGGAGCACCTGGAACAGGAACAGAAATACTACTTTCAAAAGTGATTGATGCAGCAGTACAAAGAGGATTAAATGTAGAAGCATATTACTGTCCTATGGAGCCTGAAAATAGAGTTGAACATGTAGTCATTTCACAGTTGGGTTTGGCTTTTACTACTTCAAATAAATATCATGTTTCTACTATAAACACAGATTCTTGTATTGATCTGGATAGTTATTTAGATAAAGCTGTTCTGGAAAAATACAGTGCTGAGCTGGCATATGATGCAGAAATGTTTGATATGCTGCTTGATAAAACAATTGCTACCATTAAGAAAGCGAAGAAAACACATGACGTTATGGAAACCTACTATATACCGAATATGAAATTTGATAAGGTACAGGTTTGCTGGGAAAAAACACTACAAAGAATACTCAAATATGCGGAAGAATATAAAAAACTAAAAATATAGAAATTTTAAATGGATACATCTGTTTTTTAATAAAAAAATGATTATGACAGAAATTTTGTGGTATATGAATACTATGCTAAGTCATAACAACATATGAGTAGAGGAGGAAAAATCATGGCAAAAGTAATAATGGGTATTGAGATTGGATCTAGAGGTACTGCTGCTTTAGCAGTACAAAAGCTGCTTTCTGAGAATGGATGTATTATTAAAACGAGATTGGGACTTCATGAAGCTGGTAAAGACCTTAATGCTTGCAGCAAGAAAGGTTTAGTTATACTAGAATTCATTGAAGATGTTGACGAAGAAATTAATAGCCTGGAAAATGAATTAAAGAAAATCGAAAGTGTGATTGTAAAAAGAATGGAATTCTAATTTATCTTATTCAACGGTATTACTTTACTCCCGGATATCCGGGAGTTTTTTTTGGAAATAATTTCTATGAATGCTTTTGCGGCTCCAAAGTCTGGTAGTGTTGCAACAATTGAGAATGGCGTGCAGATAGTAAAAACCATTGTAACTGCTAACAGGTATTTACCAGATACTATTGTGCTGCAAAAGGGTGTGCCGGTGCGCTGGATTATTTTAGTGACAAAGATATTAAAGCCTTCAATGATGAAAGCCCAAGAAAAGGAATTTTAGGGGGAGGCGGCTGTTGCAGTACAGGCTCCGGTTTGAATGGAAGCAGTTGCCATTAAAAAAAGCTGAGGATACTCTTGCGTACACAAGTAAAATTATGATAGAATACACAAAAGACGATGAAGGAGTTTTAGTAGTAGTCCATGGTTACAATGCAGAGAGAAGTCCGGGTGGTGCAAGGGCTTCAGTACATGGTCATATGAATTACCCTCCGGAGTTGCGCACTGAAGAATAAGTAGTAGGTGTAGACGGTTGCCGGCCGTTACAGCGGTAAATTATGAATGAGGTATACCTGGCGCTAGGGCGCAGGTGTATGAATTAAGGTGGTACCACGAGCTTTCTCGTCCTTATGCTGGGTGAGAAAGTTTTTTGTTTTTAATTTAGTAAATATAAACAGGAGGTATTCGTATGAGCAGCGTATTTGATACATTAAAAGAAAGAGGGCTGTTGGCCCAGGTTACTCATGAAGAACAAGTTAGGGAAATACTTGAGAAAGAAAAGGTAACATTTTATATCGGGTTTGACCCTACTGCAGACAGCTTGCATGTAGGACATTTTCTGCAGATGATGGTGATGGCACATATGCAGAGGGCTGGACACCGGCCTATTGCCATCATAGGCGGGGGAACTGCCATGGTAGGAGATCCTACCGGTAAGACCGATATGAGAAGAATGATGACCCGTGAAGAAATTCAGCATAATGCCAATAATTTTAAGAAACAATTGTCCAAATTCATTGATTTCGGTGAAGGAAAGGCCTTAATGATAGACAATGCCGAATGGCTGCTGGAGCTGAACTATGTTCAATTTTTAAGGGAAATCGGTGTGCATTTTTCGGTAAACAGGATGCTTACAGCCGAGTGCTTTAAATCAAGGTTGGAGAGAGGTCTTTCTTTTATAGAGTTTAACTACATGCTCATGCAAAGCTACGATTTTCTTAAGTTATTCCAAAAATATAATTGTACATTCCAATTAGGAGGAGACGACCAGTGGTCAAATATCCTTGGAGGAATTGACCTCATTAGAAGAGTAGAAGGCAAGGAAGCCTATGGAATGACATTTACCCTATTAACTACAAGTGAAGGTAAAAAGATGGGCAAGACTGAAAAGGGAGCCCTATGGCTGGATGCTGAAAAGACATCTCCTTACGAATTTTATCAATACTGGAGAAACGTACATGATGACGATGTAATAAAATGTTTGAAACTGATTACGTTCTTGCCGCTGGAAGAAATAGAAAAGCTGGCTCAGTTAAAAGACCAGGAAATTAATAAAGCAAAAAAAATATTGGCTTATGAGGTTACCAAGCTGGTTCACGGAGAAGAAGAAGCAATTAAGGCTCAGCAGGCGGCAGAATCTCTTTTTGGAAAAGGCGGAAATGCCGTAGATATGCCGACTACTGAAATAACTACAGACGAATTAGGAGAAGGTATGAATGTTTTAGACCTGCTGGTTAAGACTAATCTAATCCCTTCAAAAGGAGAAGGGCGGCGTTTGATCACTCAAGGCGGCCTATATATAAACGACAGCAGAGTTGAAACCGTTGATCTGGTGATAGGAACTCAAGACTTTAAAGAAAATCAGTTAATGGTTCGAAAGGGTAAAAAAGTATATCATAAGATAGCACTGAAAAAATAATTAATAGGAAAATATAAAAGTTACATTGTACTAAATAAAAAGCTGTAGAATTCATGAACTGACCTCTCTAAAGTAGATTAATACAAACGTTTTTATCTTTATCTACTTTAAGGGGTTCTGTTCACTTTTGGGACAGCCCTGTTTTTACGGACTTTACATGCCTTAATAACCCGTGATATAAAAATATCTTTTAAAGCCAGGAAATAAGTAGCCTATTTTCAAAGAATAATGAGATGTCATAAAAGTTATCAAAAACTTATTGGAATCGGTTTCGATAGTTTATTCACAATAAGCTGTAATATTTCAATAAACTGAGGACAATTTCCTCAATAACTGGAGGTTATATCAATAGAATTTGTGAAATTTTGTACAAAATTTATAAATTCTATTGACTTTACCTAAAAAATGGTATATTATATATACGAAAACGCTCCCGACTTAAACGATATAACCTATTTAATTGTTATTTTGTTTATCTGTAATTAGTTATATTTTTTGGTTATAGTGACTTATATAGTGTTCTTATTGGTATAATAAAATACAACTTCTAACTAGTAGTACAAACTATCTTCTAAGCAATATTTTTTTAAATTTCCCTTATAAACTTTTAAAGTAGCTATTTTTCTAAATTTGTTAGATATACTTTTTAAAGTGGCTTTCTAAACTTCACTAAAAATATTTTAAAGTATGCATATGGTATATCTTTAGTTTTCAATAAAACATAATATGAAACGTAGTCTTGCCTGAAACTACCGGTTTTCAGACAAAAAAAGGCCACATCTTATTAAACCGTAAGAATTACGGTTATAAGTTAACAATAATATTTATTATTATGTGAACCTTGATAGCTAAATAGCGTTTTTTTCAATGACAGTGTAACCGAGGGATTCAAGACGTTTTTTCATGCTTTTTGCTGCATTTTTGCCAACCTCGTCATGCTTTAATGCTATGGAATTTGGATGCTAAATACGTATTCTTGGTATGCGAAGTTGCATGGGCGCATTGACATGTTAAGGTTTGCATTTTTCTTCAATCTTTTTATCCAGCTCTGCAATTTGTTGATTAATAAATGCCAAGTGATTTAGTACCATTTAATATCACTGGGTGTCTATTTATATTATCTTATATTATTGGCATGATTGGCAATACGTTTCATCATTATTTGTGCCGGGTGTGCCCGGTGTGGCAGTTAGTATGAATTTAGCTGTTACTTATTTGTTGTAATGGAAATGATTCCGGAGGAGATGAGCAAATGGCTGCCGTCAATATAAATGATATAGCAAAAGTTGCAAATGTTTCTAGAGCAACTGTCTCAAGAGTATTAAATAACAGTCCAGAGGTTAGTGAAACAACAAAGCAAAAAGTATTAAAAGTGATAGAGGAATTAAATTATGTTCCCAATGCAGCAGCCAGGACTTTGGTGCGTAGAAAAACTGATATTATTGGTGTATTGGTAAATAATGTAGCAGATGCTTTCTGGGGGCGCATCATAAGAGGTATTGAGACCAATATTTTAAAGACGCGATATAATGCAATATTTGTAAACTGTAAAACTGCTTTGGATGATTGGGCATATAAACCAAAATTTAAAGAGAACATAAGGCTCCTTACCGAAGGAAGGGTAGATGGTATTATAATAGCGACCACAAATGAGTTAGAACAAGAAGATATTGAATTTCTGACAGATAGAAATATTCCTTTTGTAGTGATACAGGATATGTTACAAGATAAAAGGGTTAATTTTGTAAATATAGATAATTTTAAAGGGGCTTATACTGCTACTAAGTATTTAATCAATCTTGGCCATAGGGATATCGTTCATATAACAGGGCCTTTAGAAAGCCGAATTGCGGTCGAAAGATCTCAAGGTTTTGAAAAGGCTCTGTTGGACCATGGAATTCCGTTAAACAATCAAAATATACTCAGGGGGAATTTCCGCTATAATGATGGATATTGGCGTATGAAACAGATTCTATCGTGGGGTAGAAAGCCAACTGCGATATTTTTTGGTAATGATCTTATGGCCTATGGCGGTATGCAGGCTGCTAAAGAAGCTAATGTAAGAATTCCTGAAGATATGTCCATTATAGGTTTTGATGGGTTGGCCGGAGAATTTGAGTTTGCTGGTTTAATGCCTCCTTTAACCACTATGCATCAACCAATGATAAAAATAGGAGAATGTGCTGCACAAATTATCATAGATAAAATAGATGGAGTGAGTGAAGAGGTACAGCATATATTTTTTGATGTAGAGTTAATTAAAAGAGATTCTTGTAGGAGTCTTAAATAAAAATTTATTTAACTTTGGATTAAGGCTTTCAGGGATTAATCCTAAAGAGCTTTGGTCAATAAAAATATTTTAGACTTAAAGGAGGTTTTTAAATGAAAAAGTTTGTGTCAATTCTGCTGGCAGTTGTGATGGTAATATCTTTATCGGCTTGTGGCACATCTAATAAACCAGCAGACCAATCAAAAGAACAATCTAAAGCAGAGGAAAAGAAAGCTACTGAAGACAACAAGCCTGCAGCCGAGAAGAAAAAGATCTCATTGTGGCACATCCAGGTGGCTAAATCAACCGGAGAGGTTGTAAATGATGCAGTTGCAAGGTTTATGAAGGACAATCCAGATGTAGAAGTAGAAAATGTTGCCAGCGAAAATGACCCATATAAAACCAAGTTAAAGGTTGCTATGGGCAGCGGTAACCCGCCGGATGTATTCCATTCCTGGGGTGGTGGATGGTTGGAAGCTTTTGTTAAGGAAGGTATGGTTGAAGATATCACCGCAGATTTAGATAAAGGTGGATGGAGAGATACTTTCTACCAAGCTTATCTGGATATGGCAAAATTCAATGGTAAGAACTATGGCGTACCTGCTGAAATGAGTTCCGTTTTGGTATATTACAATAAAGAATTATTTAAGAAATATAATATCGAAGTGCCAAAAACATATGAAGAGTTCAAAAAAGCAATAAAGACATTGAAGGACAACAATATCATTCCAATCGCTATTGGAAATAAGAGTAGATGGCCAGGTGCTTTAACTTTCATCTATTTATCAATGCGTATAGGCGGTTATGATGTGTTCCAAAACGCTTATCAGAGAAAACCTGGTTTTACCTTTGAAGATCCTTCTTTCATAGAAGCAGGTAAAAAGATTCAGGAATTAGTAGATATGGGAGCGTATCCAGAAGGCATGAACGGTATTAACTATGATACCGGCGGATCCAGAATGTTAATCTATACTGGTAAGGCGGCCATGATCATACAAACTTCAGGATTTTTATCTTTCGCTAAATCGGAAGCTCCGGATTTCTTTAATAATAATTTAGGATTCTTCCCATTCCCAGCGGTTGAAGGCGGAAAAGGGGATCCAACGGATATCGTAGGCGGAGTAAATGCGTATTCAGTATCCAGTAAGACCAAACATAGAGATGCTGCTGTAACACTTTTAAAGTATCTTAGTGATAAAACTTATGGTCAAATGATGACGGACAATGCAGCTAGACTTTCTCCAGTACACGGTATTGAGATTAAAGACCCGATGCAAAAAGAATTGGCCGCAATCTTAAGTAAAGCGAAGCATGTTCAGTTGTATTATGACCAATTCTTGCCACCTGAATTGGGTGAACTTCATAAGGACACAACCCAAGCTCTATTCGGCAAAACGATAACTCCTGAAGAAGCTGCTAAGAAAATGGAAGAAAAGGCGAAACAAGTATTCGGGAAATAATAAAGTTAATAGATATACTGAAAGGGGCTGCCTTTCAGTATATCTAAATATTCTTTATATAACTGAATACAGTTAACTTCTGAAAGGAGCAGGGGGTAACATAGATTATGGAAAAGTTGATAATAGAAAACCAACCTGCACAGCAGGCTAGGTTAAAGGAGAAAAGGAAGTCACAAATTAAATACGGAATGATGGTTTTATTATTCTTATTACCTGCACTTGCTGTATATAGCACATTTAATGTTTATGGTGTTATCATGACTTTTTATTATAGTACTTTAAAATGGACAGGGATAGGTTCGAACGTCCAATCTATTGGTTTTGGAAATTTTGTACGTCTTTTGGGAGATTCGATGCTGTGGTATGCACTAAAGAACAACCTAATACTGGTAGTTGTTTCTATTGCTGTTCAACTTCCGATGGGCTTAATCATGGCATTAATGATTAATGCCAAGATTAAAGGAGTTAAGTTTTTTAGAACAGTTTACTTCATGCCTATGTTATTATCGACGGTTGCTACCGGCATACTGTGGACACTAATTTATGACCCTAATTTCGGTATGCTAAATGCATTCTTGGATGCGGTAGGATTAGGTAATCTAAAACAAGGATGGCTAGGCCTAGAGAGGACAGCCATGATTTCAGTACTGATCACGATATGTTGGCAGTATACACCATTTTATATGATACTTATGAAGGCAGGGTTAACAAATATACCTACAGAGTTATATGAATCGGCAAATATAGATGGTGCTACAGGGTTAAGAGCTTTTTGGAGCATAACACTTCCATTGATGTTGGAAACAATCAAAACTGCAGCAATTCTGTCCTTAGTTGGTTCTTTGAAATATTTTGATTTGATCTACGTAATGACTGGTGGCGGGCCGAATGGTGCGACTGAATTAATGGCAACCTACATGTATAAGAAAGGTTTTATTGAATTTGATATGGGATATGGAAGTTCTATTGCAGCCTTTATGTTTATTGTAGCATTAACCATTACAGCAACCGTTCAATATTTTACTCGTCAAAGCAAATCTGAAATGGAGGTGTAGTAGATGAACAATATATTCAAAAAAATAGGCTTGTACTTTGTAGCAGTTATATTTCTAATTACTACCGGTTATCCCTTTGTTTTTGTTCTACAGACCTCATTTAAATCGCAAATGGAGTATTTAATGAATATATGGGCGTTTCCACAGCAATTATTCCTTGAAAATTATGCAAGAGTATTATCGCCCGATTTCTTAAGATACTTTTTAAACAGCTTGATAGTTGCTTCCATTTCTGTAACCATTGTTATTTTTATAGCATCTCTGGCAAGCTATGCGTTCGCTAAATTGGAATTTAAGCTAAACAAATATTTATTTATAATTTTTGTGGCAGGGATGATGATTCCGGTTCACACTACATTGATTCCTGTGTATGTATTGGTTAATAAAGTAGGATTATTTGATTCTTTGTCTGGCCTTATAGGTCCTTATAC
It includes:
- a CDS encoding PRK06851 family protein, whose amino-acid sequence is MSSKGAIKHVFPGGNTSKGFYSYYQYILGQEEATRIICVKGGPGVGKSTFMKSIGMQMVDRGYDVEFMHCSSDNSSLDGVVIKDIKVALLDGTAPHVVDPKNPGAVDEILHLGDFWNEDGLRKNKQQILESNAMVGKLFARAYKYLAAAKCIYDDIVTIHKEAVNPAGVNLEAEKIIQQEFGGISVNNKVGNIRKLFGSAITPNGLCNYLETVINVNSNVYIVKGAPGTGTEILLSKVIDAAVQRGLNVEAYYCPMEPENRVEHVVISQLGLAFTTSNKYHVSTINTDSCIDLDSYLDKAVLEKYSAELAYDAEMFDMLLDKTIATIKKAKKTHDVMETYYIPNMKFDKVQVCWEKTLQRILKYAEEYKKLKI
- the tyrS gene encoding tyrosine--tRNA ligase; this encodes MSSVFDTLKERGLLAQVTHEEQVREILEKEKVTFYIGFDPTADSLHVGHFLQMMVMAHMQRAGHRPIAIIGGGTAMVGDPTGKTDMRRMMTREEIQHNANNFKKQLSKFIDFGEGKALMIDNAEWLLELNYVQFLREIGVHFSVNRMLTAECFKSRLERGLSFIEFNYMLMQSYDFLKLFQKYNCTFQLGGDDQWSNILGGIDLIRRVEGKEAYGMTFTLLTTSEGKKMGKTEKGALWLDAEKTSPYEFYQYWRNVHDDDVIKCLKLITFLPLEEIEKLAQLKDQEINKAKKILAYEVTKLVHGEEEAIKAQQAAESLFGKGGNAVDMPTTEITTDELGEGMNVLDLLVKTNLIPSKGEGRRLITQGGLYINDSRVETVDLVIGTQDFKENQLMVRKGKKVYHKIALKK
- a CDS encoding LacI family DNA-binding transcriptional regulator, with protein sequence MAAVNINDIAKVANVSRATVSRVLNNSPEVSETTKQKVLKVIEELNYVPNAAARTLVRRKTDIIGVLVNNVADAFWGRIIRGIETNILKTRYNAIFVNCKTALDDWAYKPKFKENIRLLTEGRVDGIIIATTNELEQEDIEFLTDRNIPFVVIQDMLQDKRVNFVNIDNFKGAYTATKYLINLGHRDIVHITGPLESRIAVERSQGFEKALLDHGIPLNNQNILRGNFRYNDGYWRMKQILSWGRKPTAIFFGNDLMAYGGMQAAKEANVRIPEDMSIIGFDGLAGEFEFAGLMPPLTTMHQPMIKIGECAAQIIIDKIDGVSEEVQHIFFDVELIKRDSCRSLK
- a CDS encoding extracellular solute-binding protein; this encodes MKKFVSILLAVVMVISLSACGTSNKPADQSKEQSKAEEKKATEDNKPAAEKKKISLWHIQVAKSTGEVVNDAVARFMKDNPDVEVENVASENDPYKTKLKVAMGSGNPPDVFHSWGGGWLEAFVKEGMVEDITADLDKGGWRDTFYQAYLDMAKFNGKNYGVPAEMSSVLVYYNKELFKKYNIEVPKTYEEFKKAIKTLKDNNIIPIAIGNKSRWPGALTFIYLSMRIGGYDVFQNAYQRKPGFTFEDPSFIEAGKKIQELVDMGAYPEGMNGINYDTGGSRMLIYTGKAAMIIQTSGFLSFAKSEAPDFFNNNLGFFPFPAVEGGKGDPTDIVGGVNAYSVSSKTKHRDAAVTLLKYLSDKTYGQMMTDNAARLSPVHGIEIKDPMQKELAAILSKAKHVQLYYDQFLPPELGELHKDTTQALFGKTITPEEAAKKMEEKAKQVFGK
- a CDS encoding carbohydrate ABC transporter permease yields the protein MEKLIIENQPAQQARLKEKRKSQIKYGMMVLLFLLPALAVYSTFNVYGVIMTFYYSTLKWTGIGSNVQSIGFGNFVRLLGDSMLWYALKNNLILVVVSIAVQLPMGLIMALMINAKIKGVKFFRTVYFMPMLLSTVATGILWTLIYDPNFGMLNAFLDAVGLGNLKQGWLGLERTAMISVLITICWQYTPFYMILMKAGLTNIPTELYESANIDGATGLRAFWSITLPLMLETIKTAAILSLVGSLKYFDLIYVMTGGGPNGATELMATYMYKKGFIEFDMGYGSSIAAFMFIVALTITATVQYFTRQSKSEMEV
- a CDS encoding carbohydrate ABC transporter permease, whose product is MNNIFKKIGLYFVAVIFLITTGYPFVFVLQTSFKSQMEYLMNIWAFPQQLFLENYARVLSPDFLRYFLNSLIVASISVTIVIFIASLASYAFAKLEFKLNKYLFIIFVAGMMIPVHTTLIPVYVLVNKVGLFDSLSGLIGPYTSFSLPIAVFIMTGFFKEVPKELEEAATIDGCSHFMIYRKIMFPLSTPAIATVAIYNFLHTWNEFIYALVLINSTEKKTLPLGIREFYGLETVNIPAVITAITVGTLPVLLFYFFAQEKVINGLVSGAVKG